The following are encoded in a window of Deltaproteobacteria bacterium genomic DNA:
- a CDS encoding sigma-70 family RNA polymerase sigma factor codes for PAYREILVLRDIEGLRAKEVAEVVGISVPAVKSRLHRARAQLREHLAATPYRPQPGCPDIRKVFSEHLEGDLSPDICSTMEAHVANCRACAAECDGLKAALNACATAPCEVPVAVQTRVKDALRQALEHSSF; via the coding sequence AGCCGGCCTATCGGGAGATTCTGGTCTTGCGCGACATCGAAGGGCTGCGCGCCAAGGAGGTCGCCGAGGTGGTGGGCATCAGTGTGCCAGCGGTAAAGAGTCGCTTGCACCGCGCCCGGGCTCAGCTCCGCGAGCATTTGGCCGCGACCCCTTATCGGCCCCAGCCCGGCTGCCCTGACATCCGCAAGGTGTTCTCCGAGCACCTCGAGGGCGACCTGTCACCGGACATCTGCTCCACCATGGAGGCGCACGTGGCGAATTGTCGGGCTTGCGCGGCCGAGTGCGATGGGCTGAAAGCAGCGCTAAACGCCTGTGCCACGGCGCCTTGTGAGGTGCCGGTGGCGGTTCAAACGCGGGTCAAGGATGCGCTTCGTCAGGCGCTCGAACACTCGTCTTTCTAG
- a CDS encoding formylglycine-generating enzyme family protein, translating into MSEARKLPKKTDKYGITMIKIPAGSFMMGDNSCKQVRAMCADPFDKSNKIPCADGSKEEKCTGQSHERPAHKVTLSSFWMAQTEVTQKQYYKVMGSNPSEYTSDKLGYRSENNPVEKVTWSEAKRFCEKIGYRLPTEAEFEYAQRAGTTGDHYGSLNRIAWYYKNSNNQTHPVAKKSPNSFGLYDMTGNVFEWVNDWYGKDYYKVSPGNNPKGPSSGSYSRVLRGGSFFSSSRLDYSRESPQGHDLRASGRYSNDPGSRNYCFGFRCAQ; encoded by the coding sequence GTGAGTGAGGCCAGAAAGCTTCCTAAGAAAACCGACAAGTACGGCATCACCATGATTAAGATTCCTGCAGGGAGTTTTATGATGGGAGACAATAGCTGCAAGCAGGTTCGGGCAATGTGTGCTGACCCGTTTGATAAGAGCAATAAGATTCCTTGTGCAGACGGTAGCAAGGAAGAAAAATGCACCGGTCAGTCTCATGAACGCCCTGCTCATAAAGTTACCCTAAGCTCATTCTGGATGGCGCAAACTGAGGTGACTCAAAAGCAATATTACAAAGTGATGGGAAGTAATCCTAGTGAGTATACATCCGATAAGCTTGGTTATCGCTCTGAGAATAATCCTGTTGAAAAGGTTACATGGTCCGAGGCGAAGAGGTTTTGTGAGAAGATTGGTTATCGTCTCCCAACCGAAGCTGAGTTTGAATACGCACAACGCGCAGGCACCACTGGAGACCATTACGGCAGCCTCAATAGAATTGCCTGGTACTATAAGAACTCCAATAATCAAACACACCCCGTGGCGAAAAAATCTCCGAATTCCTTTGGGCTTTACGACATGACCGGGAATGTTTTTGAGTGGGTGAATGATTGGTATGGGAAGGATTACTACAAGGTAAGCCCTGGGAATAACCCTAAAGGGCCGAGTAGCGGCAGCTATTCTCGCGTGCTCCGCGGCGGGTCGTTCTTCAGCAGTTCGAGGCTCGACTACTCCAGGGAATCCCCCCAGGGTCATGACCTGCGCGCGTCTGGTCGCTACAGCAACGATCCAGGCAGCCGTAACTACTGCTTCGGTTTCCGTTGCGCCCAGTAG